From one Pseudactinotalea sp. HY158 genomic stretch:
- a CDS encoding Fpg/Nei family DNA glycosylase, with protein MPEGDVLRRVARRLEEALAGRVLVRGELRWPTLGARDLAGAGVTECVSYGKHLLLRLDDGRTLHTHLRMDGSWHVRRTADPPQRLGNADIRVVLANARWTCIGTLLGMCDLVPTAGEGSLLGHLGPDLLDPRVDLADVARRARREGDRPIGEVLLDQRVAAGIGTIYLAESLWVCRINPWRPVSAVPGLDRLYATAAALMRRSADAPALTATGSTRPGEMTHVHGRAGRPCRRCGAPIAVAGVRPSTVAAEAARALPDRPGYYCPACQPD; from the coding sequence ATGCCTGAGGGGGACGTGCTGCGGCGGGTCGCGCGCCGGCTGGAGGAGGCGCTGGCCGGCCGGGTGCTCGTTCGCGGGGAGCTGCGCTGGCCCACCCTGGGCGCGAGGGATCTCGCCGGGGCGGGCGTGACCGAATGCGTGAGCTACGGCAAGCACCTGCTCCTCCGGCTCGACGACGGCCGCACGCTCCACACTCATCTGCGCATGGACGGCAGCTGGCACGTGCGCCGCACCGCCGACCCACCCCAGCGCCTCGGGAACGCCGATATCCGGGTGGTCCTGGCGAATGCGCGCTGGACCTGCATCGGCACGCTGCTCGGGATGTGCGACCTCGTGCCCACCGCCGGTGAGGGATCCCTGCTCGGGCACCTCGGCCCGGACCTGCTCGACCCACGCGTCGACCTCGCCGACGTCGCTCGGCGGGCGCGCCGGGAGGGTGACCGCCCGATCGGGGAGGTGCTGCTCGACCAGCGCGTCGCGGCCGGGATCGGCACGATCTACCTGGCCGAGTCGTTGTGGGTGTGCCGGATCAACCCGTGGCGTCCGGTCTCGGCCGTGCCCGGGCTCGACCGCCTCTATGCGACGGCGGCGGCCCTCATGCGCCGCAGCGCCGATGCACCGGCCCTCACCGCGACCGGGAGCACGCGGCCCGGGGAGATGACCCATGTGCACGGCCGGGCCGGGCGCCCGTGCCGGCGGTGCGGCGCACCGATCGCGGTGGCCGGGGTCCGGCCGTCGACCGTCGCCGCCGAGGCCGCTCGCGCGCTGCCGGACCGGCCCGGCTACTACTGCCCCGCCTGCCAGCCGGACTGA
- a CDS encoding helix-turn-helix domain-containing protein: MIVLRHQIGDVLRGVRQRQGRTLREVSSSAQVSLGYLSEVERGQKEASSELLYSISSALDIPLSLVLREVSDRVALIEGIAIPDTIPADLTERDELAAV; this comes from the coding sequence ATGATCGTGCTTCGCCACCAGATCGGCGACGTTCTCCGTGGTGTCCGCCAGCGTCAAGGGCGCACACTACGCGAGGTCTCCTCCTCGGCTCAGGTCTCACTGGGATATCTTTCGGAAGTGGAACGCGGCCAGAAGGAGGCCTCCTCCGAACTGTTGTACTCGATCAGCTCGGCGCTGGACATCCCGCTCTCGCTCGTGCTCCGAGAGGTGTCCGACCGGGTCGCCCTCATCGAGGGCATCGCGATCCCGGACACGATCCCCGCGGACCTGACCGAACGCGACGAACTCGCCGCCGTCTAG
- a CDS encoding alpha-L-fucosidase, with the protein MNHCDRPAPMRSAHQGRPRRRRRGGTFVAATGALGLLAAMTSFAAIGPASAAPTDDLNIGFAGSLVDTTGYTTQGEERMRGVVHRIDGAEEQLATGGVRLDGGAQGIAFEAADFTLTGGAGNAGTTGFVAEVEFTPAGWGDMSTVLSAGGNLFVRSENGRLAYGFDSQNPGGGWSKHRNQADLPAIGEEHALSVRYEADGAGSATLELWLDGEPLPTVTADGQVAVNAALVDTFGFGNEVHPAGGDRGIAGTLSRVRVVGDSDADEPFEFQPTPLATDLLDLGFDGTLAGTEYEPAAGDVLDGALAVRSGTQISGGALVTSAPTHGADFTATEDPFGATALDAGFVTEIEFTPNGEQAELGTVLAVGGNFFARFQNGRFRYGFSSNASGSWQDYVQDVPAPAAGESHVLSLAYDTDADGVTLVAWLDGDELPQVSAPAPSTRSSGAEATLAVGNEFAGQAPERAFAGEIERVRFALLTGPFEGRAFTYQQLDATVCDPIDDLEPGNYISVGPNECAENIIGKANLVRPTTEQLDWQELGLTAFIHFGINTFYNQEWGHGTEDPARFDPTGELDVDQWVQTLRDTGHRLAILVVKHHDGFLSFPSRYSDYSVASTPWQNGEGDILRDFVTAAHTYGMQVGVYMSPADSNQEIEGTFGNGSATTERTIPTLVEGDDRAGEDLPTFTYEATDYGEYFLNTLYEVLTQYGPIDEVWFDGAQGNTAKHETYDYPAFYDMIGELQPDAVVAVGGRDVRWVGTEAGWARNDEWAVVPISNPADGGKIGLVGTSGNMDQALGSRAQIEAAARAGADALHWWPTEADMKLTQGWFAHPNDAPKSGQALLGHYLETTGRNSLMLLNTPPTTTGTFAPASEDALADFAAERRRSFTLDHALGVQASADGEATAAITDGNSRSSWLSGDDTPEVTLDLGAPERVDYVGLSEDALRGGQVVEGVRVDARIDGAWTEVGSAGVVGVQRIIDLDEPVTAQEFRITITRARGPVALASINLWERLDADPGKLTEVHLDPSAPVAGDGSAERPFNHLEQFRRAELAPGASVVLHGGTAEDADVPFWGYGTDDAPITVTVADGDGAPTFGDRTAADVFGPLTAQGWVLDLETGGDGSDGGSDGSDGGSGGSDGSDGGSDGSDGSDGGSDGSDGSDGGSDGSDGSDGGSDGSDGSGASDAGSDGGSDGSDGSDGSAGSAGGADGSDSGSDGPDGTDGSDAGAGSDEDADAEGSGPGSGSGDGSDGADDANVGASGASDAGANPGSGGTPTGALPSTGAAPIGLVAGALALLLGAAALLTRRAARR; encoded by the coding sequence ATGAATCACTGCGACAGGCCCGCACCGATGCGATCGGCCCACCAGGGACGCCCGCGACGTCGGCGTCGCGGCGGGACATTCGTCGCGGCGACCGGAGCCCTCGGCCTCCTCGCCGCGATGACGAGCTTCGCGGCCATCGGACCGGCGAGCGCGGCCCCGACCGACGACCTGAACATCGGCTTCGCCGGCTCGCTCGTCGACACGACGGGCTACACGACCCAGGGCGAGGAACGGATGCGCGGCGTCGTCCACCGGATCGACGGCGCGGAGGAGCAGCTCGCGACCGGGGGAGTCCGGCTCGACGGCGGCGCCCAGGGCATCGCGTTCGAGGCCGCCGACTTCACGCTGACCGGCGGCGCGGGCAACGCCGGCACGACCGGCTTCGTGGCCGAGGTCGAGTTCACGCCCGCCGGCTGGGGCGACATGTCCACCGTGCTCTCCGCGGGCGGAAACCTGTTCGTGCGCTCGGAGAACGGCCGGCTCGCCTACGGCTTCGACTCGCAGAACCCCGGCGGCGGTTGGTCCAAGCACCGCAACCAGGCGGACCTGCCCGCCATCGGGGAGGAGCACGCCCTCTCCGTGCGCTACGAGGCCGACGGTGCCGGCTCGGCCACCCTCGAGCTCTGGCTCGACGGTGAGCCGCTGCCGACGGTCACCGCGGACGGCCAGGTGGCCGTCAACGCCGCCCTCGTCGACACCTTCGGGTTCGGCAACGAGGTCCACCCCGCCGGCGGCGACCGCGGCATCGCCGGAACCCTGTCGCGGGTGCGGGTCGTCGGCGACTCGGACGCCGACGAGCCGTTCGAGTTCCAGCCCACCCCCCTCGCCACGGACCTGCTCGACCTCGGCTTCGACGGGACCCTCGCCGGTACCGAGTACGAGCCCGCGGCGGGCGACGTGCTTGACGGCGCCCTCGCCGTGCGCTCGGGAACCCAGATCTCCGGCGGCGCACTGGTCACCTCCGCGCCGACCCACGGCGCCGACTTCACCGCGACCGAGGACCCGTTCGGGGCCACCGCGCTCGACGCCGGCTTCGTGACCGAGATCGAGTTCACGCCGAACGGGGAGCAGGCCGAGCTCGGCACGGTGCTCGCCGTCGGCGGCAACTTCTTCGCACGCTTCCAGAACGGCCGGTTCCGTTACGGCTTCTCCTCGAACGCGAGCGGCTCCTGGCAGGACTACGTGCAGGACGTGCCCGCCCCGGCCGCGGGCGAAAGCCACGTGCTCTCCCTCGCCTACGACACGGATGCGGACGGCGTCACGCTCGTCGCGTGGCTCGACGGCGACGAACTTCCGCAGGTGAGCGCGCCTGCGCCGTCCACACGCAGTAGCGGCGCCGAGGCGACGCTCGCCGTCGGCAACGAATTCGCCGGACAGGCTCCGGAGCGTGCCTTCGCCGGCGAGATCGAGCGCGTGCGATTCGCGCTGCTCACCGGCCCGTTCGAGGGCCGCGCGTTCACCTACCAGCAGCTCGACGCGACCGTGTGCGACCCGATCGACGACCTCGAACCCGGCAACTACATCTCGGTCGGCCCGAACGAATGCGCCGAGAACATCATCGGCAAGGCGAACCTCGTGCGCCCGACCACCGAGCAGCTCGACTGGCAGGAACTCGGGCTCACCGCGTTCATCCACTTCGGCATCAACACGTTCTACAACCAGGAATGGGGCCACGGCACCGAGGACCCGGCCCGCTTCGACCCGACCGGTGAGCTCGACGTGGACCAGTGGGTCCAGACCCTGCGCGACACCGGGCATCGCCTCGCGATCCTCGTGGTCAAGCACCACGACGGCTTCCTCTCCTTCCCCTCGCGCTACAGCGACTACTCGGTGGCCTCGACCCCGTGGCAAAACGGAGAGGGCGACATCCTGCGCGACTTCGTGACCGCGGCCCACACGTACGGAATGCAGGTCGGGGTCTACATGTCGCCGGCCGACTCGAATCAGGAGATCGAGGGCACCTTCGGCAACGGGTCGGCCACGACGGAACGGACCATCCCGACCCTCGTCGAGGGCGACGACCGCGCCGGCGAGGACCTGCCCACCTTCACGTACGAGGCGACCGACTACGGCGAGTACTTCCTCAACACGCTCTACGAGGTGCTCACCCAGTACGGCCCCATCGACGAGGTGTGGTTCGACGGCGCCCAGGGCAACACCGCCAAGCACGAGACCTACGACTACCCGGCGTTCTACGACATGATCGGCGAGCTCCAGCCGGACGCCGTCGTGGCCGTCGGCGGCCGGGACGTGCGCTGGGTCGGGACCGAGGCCGGATGGGCGCGGAACGACGAATGGGCCGTCGTGCCCATCTCGAACCCGGCGGACGGCGGCAAGATCGGCCTCGTGGGAACGAGCGGCAACATGGACCAGGCGCTCGGATCACGCGCCCAGATCGAGGCGGCCGCGCGCGCCGGCGCCGACGCCCTGCACTGGTGGCCCACCGAGGCCGACATGAAGCTGACCCAGGGATGGTTCGCGCACCCGAACGACGCGCCGAAGAGCGGCCAGGCCCTGCTCGGGCACTACCTGGAGACGACGGGCCGCAACTCGCTCATGCTCCTCAACACGCCGCCGACGACCACCGGCACCTTCGCACCCGCCTCCGAGGACGCCCTCGCGGACTTCGCGGCGGAGCGGCGCCGCTCGTTCACCCTCGACCACGCCCTCGGCGTGCAGGCGAGCGCGGACGGCGAGGCGACGGCGGCCATCACCGACGGCAACTCCCGCAGCTCCTGGCTCAGCGGCGACGACACCCCCGAGGTCACCCTCGACCTGGGCGCGCCGGAGCGGGTCGACTACGTTGGCCTGAGCGAGGATGCGCTCCGCGGCGGGCAGGTCGTCGAGGGCGTGCGCGTCGACGCCCGGATCGACGGCGCCTGGACCGAGGTCGGCAGCGCCGGGGTCGTCGGCGTGCAGCGGATCATCGACCTGGACGAGCCCGTGACCGCCCAGGAGTTCCGGATCACGATCACCCGGGCGCGCGGCCCGGTCGCCCTCGCCTCGATCAACCTGTGGGAGCGTCTCGACGCCGATCCGGGCAAGCTGACCGAGGTGCACCTCGACCCGAGCGCTCCGGTGGCCGGCGACGGTTCCGCCGAGCGGCCGTTCAACCACCTCGAGCAGTTCCGGCGCGCGGAGCTCGCCCCCGGTGCGAGTGTCGTGCTCCACGGTGGAACGGCGGAGGACGCCGACGTGCCCTTCTGGGGCTACGGCACCGATGACGCCCCGATCACCGTGACCGTGGCCGACGGGGACGGGGCGCCCACCTTCGGGGATCGAACGGCCGCCGACGTCTTCGGCCCGCTCACCGCGCAGGGCTGGGTACTCGACCTCGAGACCGGCGGCGACGGATCGGACGGCGGGTCGGATGGCTCCGACGGCGGCTCCGGCGGTTCGGACGGCTCCGATGGTGGCTCCGATGGTTCGGATGGCTCCGATGGCGGTTCCGATGGTTCGGATGGCTCCGATGGCGGTTCCGATGGTTCGGACGGCTCCGATGGCGGTTCCGATGGTTCGGACGGCTCCGGTGCTTCGGATGCTGGTTCTGACGGCGGGTCGGACGGTTCTGATGGTTCCGACGGCAGTGCCGGCAGTGCCGGTGGTGCCGACGGTTCTGACAGCGGTTCGGACGGGCCCGATGGCACCGATGGCTCCGACGCAGGCGCCGGCAGCGACGAGGACGCGGACGCCGAGGGATCTGGCCCCGGCTCGGGGTCGGGCGACGGTTCCGACGGTGCCGATGACGCGAACGTGGGCGCCTCCGGCGCCTCGGACGCGGGTGCGAACCCGGGCTCCGGGGGCACTCCCACCGGGGCCCTGCCGAGCACGGGCGCTGCGCCGATCGGCCTGGTCGCCGGGGCCTTGGCTCTGCTCCTCGGGGCGGCGGCCCTGCTGACCCGGCGAGCCGCCCGTCGCTGA
- the pgsA gene encoding CDP-diacylglycerol--glycerol-3-phosphate 3-phosphatidyltransferase, translated as MRTTNDDAAPRVSFVWNLPNILTLARVALVPVFIVLLVQQTIAARLWAFGVFVLASLTDRYDGHLARKYNKVTAFGTLADTIADKFLTGAAFILLSWLDAIPWWVTIVILVREVGITLLKLLMVSHEVISASAGGRLKMVLQIAGICVLLVPWADLVGARIGDWIVLLGQIVIYLALVLTVLTGIDYLVKARRTTRGIRD; from the coding sequence GTGAGGACAACGAATGACGACGCCGCCCCGCGGGTGAGCTTTGTGTGGAACCTGCCCAATATCCTCACGCTCGCGCGCGTCGCGCTCGTGCCGGTCTTCATCGTGCTGCTCGTGCAGCAGACCATCGCCGCGCGGCTGTGGGCGTTCGGGGTGTTCGTGCTCGCCTCGCTCACCGATCGCTATGACGGCCACCTCGCCCGCAAGTACAACAAGGTGACGGCGTTCGGCACCCTCGCCGACACGATCGCCGACAAGTTCCTCACCGGGGCCGCGTTCATCCTGCTCTCCTGGCTCGATGCGATCCCATGGTGGGTGACGATCGTCATCCTCGTACGCGAGGTCGGAATCACGCTGCTCAAGCTGCTCATGGTCTCCCACGAGGTGATCTCCGCCAGCGCCGGCGGCCGTCTCAAGATGGTGCTGCAGATCGCCGGGATCTGCGTGCTGCTCGTTCCCTGGGCGGACCTCGTCGGGGCACGGATCGGCGACTGGATCGTGCTGCTCGGCCAGATCGTCATCTATCTCGCGCTCGTGCTCACGGTGCTCACCGGCATCGACTACCTGGTCAAGGCTCGGCGAACGACCCGTGGCATCCGCGACTGA
- a CDS encoding DNA translocase FtsK 4TM domain-containing protein, whose amino-acid sequence MAPRTKPTSGRGSKPAGRPPARRPEPEPEEPSLPVRMVKGTWLGIAHLIGGTARSIGTGARNLDPAHRRDGLAFLILALAIVVAVREWFGISGAAGDVIHAAVAGAVGILAVIVPALLVFMAVRLMRHPDRGHVNVRITIGLLALTTAICGLIAVGSGLPTPTEWDAVFAAGGLLGLAVANPLSMLLSTWVAVPVLVLLGTFGILVTTATPVAAIPRRLRQFGDWVQGREPAGAAGSDHSGDPSDPSDPHAPTPATRDGAPAARGKRRRPRSTGAARAGDEAFAHPHDVAAEGEVADPSGDPSHPDDVYDVYEEHDHATGATGATGGAGHTKVMDPDATTLLGADGSEAVETENLSAPPTEPLPARAEQLELAPDLIYNLPTDEMLVSGPPHKLRSAANDRVVEALTTVFTEFSVDAEVTGFTRGPTVTRYEVELGPGVKVERITALTKNIAYAVASADVRILSPIPGKKAIGIEIPNTDRETVVLGDVLRSSVARRNEHPLVVGVGKDVEGGYVVANLSKMPHLLVAGATGSGKSSFVNSMITSILMRTTPEEVRMVLVDPKRVELTIYEGIPHLITPIITNPKKAAEALEWVVREMDLRYDDLAAYGYKHIDDFNAGVRSGKVQPLPGSERKIAPYPYLLVIVDELADLMMVAPRDVEASIQRITQLARAAGIHLVLATQRPSVDVVTGLIKANVPSRLAFATSSLADSRVVLDQPGAEKLIGQGDALFLPMGASKPMRVQGAWVGESEIHGVVEHVKSQLQPVYRDDVVPTAAKKQIDEDIGDDLDVLLQAAELVVTSQFGSTSMLQRKLRVGFAKAGRLMDLLESREIVGPSEGSKARDVLVTPEDLPGVLALLRGETPPGDGARDAHDPDSGGDAYGDDDWEDEEGAESEDAWELTGR is encoded by the coding sequence ATGGCACCCCGCACGAAGCCGACCTCCGGCCGCGGTAGCAAGCCGGCCGGTCGCCCACCCGCTCGCCGGCCCGAACCGGAGCCGGAGGAGCCGTCGCTGCCCGTGCGGATGGTCAAGGGCACGTGGCTGGGCATCGCGCACCTGATCGGCGGCACGGCCCGCAGTATCGGAACAGGAGCACGCAACTTGGATCCCGCACATCGCCGGGACGGCCTCGCCTTCCTCATCCTCGCCCTCGCGATCGTCGTCGCGGTGCGGGAGTGGTTCGGGATCTCCGGGGCCGCCGGCGACGTGATCCACGCGGCCGTGGCGGGCGCCGTCGGCATCCTCGCGGTCATCGTTCCGGCGCTGCTCGTGTTCATGGCGGTCCGGCTCATGCGCCATCCCGACCGTGGGCACGTGAACGTGCGCATCACGATCGGACTGCTCGCGCTCACGACCGCGATCTGCGGTCTCATCGCCGTCGGCTCCGGCCTGCCCACGCCCACGGAATGGGACGCGGTCTTCGCCGCCGGAGGACTCCTCGGCCTGGCCGTGGCCAATCCGCTCTCGATGCTGCTGTCCACCTGGGTCGCGGTGCCCGTGCTCGTGCTGCTCGGGACCTTCGGGATCCTCGTGACCACCGCCACGCCCGTCGCGGCGATCCCGCGCCGGCTGCGCCAGTTCGGCGACTGGGTCCAGGGCAGGGAGCCCGCCGGCGCCGCGGGGTCCGACCACTCCGGTGACCCGAGCGACCCGAGTGACCCGCACGCGCCCACACCGGCCACGCGTGACGGCGCGCCCGCAGCGAGAGGCAAGCGACGTCGTCCTCGATCGACGGGCGCGGCCCGAGCCGGCGACGAGGCGTTCGCCCACCCCCACGACGTGGCAGCCGAGGGCGAGGTGGCCGACCCGTCCGGAGACCCGTCCCACCCGGACGACGTGTACGACGTCTACGAGGAACACGACCATGCGACCGGGGCGACCGGCGCGACCGGCGGGGCCGGGCACACGAAGGTCATGGACCCGGACGCGACCACGCTCCTCGGGGCGGACGGGTCCGAGGCGGTCGAGACCGAGAACCTGAGCGCCCCGCCGACCGAGCCGCTGCCGGCGCGGGCAGAGCAGCTCGAACTCGCCCCCGACCTCATCTACAACCTCCCCACCGACGAGATGCTCGTGAGCGGGCCCCCGCACAAGCTGCGCTCGGCGGCGAACGACCGCGTGGTCGAGGCGCTCACCACCGTGTTCACGGAGTTCTCGGTCGACGCCGAGGTCACCGGCTTCACCCGCGGCCCCACGGTCACCCGCTACGAGGTCGAGCTCGGCCCCGGGGTCAAGGTCGAGCGGATCACCGCCCTGACCAAGAACATCGCCTACGCCGTGGCGAGCGCCGACGTGCGCATCCTCTCGCCCATCCCCGGCAAGAAGGCGATCGGGATCGAGATCCCCAACACCGACCGCGAGACCGTCGTGCTCGGTGACGTGCTGCGCTCCTCGGTCGCGCGCCGGAACGAGCACCCGCTCGTGGTCGGCGTGGGCAAGGACGTCGAGGGCGGCTACGTCGTGGCGAACCTGTCGAAGATGCCGCACCTGCTCGTGGCCGGGGCGACCGGCTCGGGCAAGTCGAGCTTCGTCAACTCGATGATCACCTCGATCCTCATGCGCACGACCCCGGAGGAGGTGCGGATGGTGCTCGTCGACCCCAAGCGGGTGGAACTGACGATCTACGAGGGCATCCCGCACCTGATCACGCCGATCATCACGAACCCGAAGAAGGCGGCCGAGGCGCTCGAATGGGTCGTGCGCGAGATGGACCTGCGCTACGACGACCTGGCCGCGTACGGCTACAAGCACATCGACGACTTCAACGCCGGCGTGCGTTCGGGCAAGGTCCAGCCGCTGCCCGGCAGCGAGCGCAAGATCGCCCCGTATCCGTACCTGCTCGTGATCGTCGACGAGCTCGCCGACCTCATGATGGTCGCCCCGCGCGACGTCGAGGCCTCGATCCAGCGGATCACCCAGCTCGCGCGGGCCGCCGGGATCCACCTCGTGCTCGCGACCCAGCGCCCGTCCGTGGACGTCGTGACCGGGCTCATCAAGGCGAACGTGCCCTCCCGGCTCGCGTTCGCCACGAGTTCGCTCGCGGACTCCCGGGTCGTGCTCGACCAGCCCGGCGCCGAGAAGCTCATCGGCCAGGGCGACGCGCTGTTCCTGCCCATGGGCGCCTCGAAGCCGATGCGGGTGCAGGGCGCCTGGGTCGGGGAGTCGGAGATCCACGGCGTGGTCGAGCACGTCAAGTCCCAGCTTCAGCCGGTCTACCGCGACGACGTCGTGCCCACCGCCGCGAAGAAGCAGATCGACGAGGACATCGGCGACGACCTCGACGTGCTGCTGCAGGCGGCCGAGCTCGTGGTCACCTCCCAGTTCGGTTCCACCTCGATGCTCCAGCGCAAGCTGCGGGTCGGCTTCGCCAAGGCCGGCCGGCTCATGGACCTGCTCGAGTCCCGCGAGATCGTCGGCCCCTCCGAGGGCTCGAAGGCCCGCGACGTGCTCGTGACCCCCGAGGACCTGCCCGGCGTGCTCGCCCTGCTGCGGGGGGAGACCCCGCCCGGCGATGGTGCCCGGGATGCCCACGACCCGGACAGCGGCGGCGACGCCTACGGCGACGACGATTGGGAGGACGAGGAGGGCGCCGAGTCCGAGGACGCCTGGGAGTTGACGGGCCGCTGA
- a CDS encoding CinA family protein, protein MASATDIASARLVHLARERGVSLAVAESLTGGAVTAALVSQPGASRVLLGGIVSYTNEMKIALLGVPARLLADHGSVDSRVALAMAAGARRVTGADVGLATTGVAGPGAHDGKPVGTVYVAVCDDTGERLEGFSFSGDRDQIREQASLAALDLALEHLAG, encoded by the coding sequence GTGGCATCCGCGACTGACATCGCCTCGGCCCGGCTGGTCCACCTCGCCCGCGAGCGGGGGGTGAGCCTCGCGGTGGCCGAGTCCCTCACCGGCGGGGCCGTCACGGCCGCCCTCGTGTCCCAGCCGGGCGCCTCGCGCGTGCTGCTCGGGGGAATCGTCTCCTACACGAACGAGATGAAGATCGCCCTGCTCGGGGTGCCGGCCCGCCTGCTCGCCGACCACGGCAGTGTCGACTCCCGGGTCGCGCTCGCGATGGCGGCCGGGGCACGCCGGGTCACCGGGGCCGACGTCGGTCTCGCGACGACCGGGGTGGCCGGGCCGGGAGCGCACGACGGCAAGCCCGTGGGCACCGTCTACGTGGCCGTGTGCGACGACACCGGTGAGCGGCTCGAGGGGTTCTCGTTCAGCGGCGACCGCGATCAGATCAGGGAGCAGGCGAGCCTCGCCGCGCTCGACCTCGCGCTCGAGCACCTTGCCGGCTGA
- a CDS encoding CapA family protein — translation MPAHSTPPTTRRPARWLLLTCLAILVALVTATATWQPWNDADGPGGLTGAAPSEGASPTDAPSEGASSPTETPSPTPAPDAVFTIGAVGDVLPHDTPIRVAHTGGDDYDFTPMLEATREWSEGVDLALCNMEVPLSMPGERPSGYPLFGAPMQIVANLAGLGWDGCATATNHTIDRGADNAMYTLDVFDSEGLGHAGSARSAQEAATPQYYDLERAGQQIRVAQIAATYGTNGLPIPPDQPWLVTLLDADQLIAQAETARENGADLVVASLHWGLEYQLRQNPEQEALTEKLAASGAIDLIIGNHPHVPQPMAKLPGGPGGDGMWVAYSLGNFISNQDSNCCIPETATGLFMTATVTKPADGPARVTGMEWTPMTVDRLGNQRAYPLPGLLEGEAPAALTLSRATLEDRMARVESIMENSAGADFPLLTTPPEPTGEPPVVVPRAG, via the coding sequence GTGCCCGCACACTCCACGCCGCCGACCACTCGCCGTCCCGCCCGATGGCTGTTGCTCACGTGCCTGGCGATCCTCGTCGCCCTCGTCACCGCGACGGCGACCTGGCAGCCCTGGAACGACGCCGACGGTCCCGGCGGCCTCACCGGTGCGGCGCCAAGTGAGGGGGCGTCCCCCACCGACGCGCCGAGCGAGGGGGCGTCGTCCCCGACCGAGACCCCGAGCCCCACACCCGCGCCGGATGCCGTGTTCACGATCGGCGCGGTCGGCGACGTGCTCCCGCACGACACGCCGATCCGGGTTGCGCACACCGGCGGCGACGACTACGACTTCACGCCGATGCTCGAGGCGACCCGCGAGTGGAGCGAGGGGGTCGACCTGGCGCTGTGCAACATGGAGGTGCCGCTGTCGATGCCCGGGGAGCGCCCGAGCGGCTACCCGCTGTTCGGGGCGCCGATGCAGATCGTCGCGAATCTGGCCGGCCTCGGTTGGGACGGCTGCGCCACCGCCACCAATCACACGATCGACCGCGGCGCGGACAACGCGATGTACACCCTCGACGTGTTCGACTCCGAGGGCCTCGGGCACGCGGGCAGCGCCCGCTCGGCCCAGGAGGCGGCCACCCCCCAGTACTACGACCTGGAGCGGGCCGGCCAGCAGATCCGGGTCGCGCAGATCGCGGCGACCTACGGCACGAACGGGCTGCCGATCCCACCCGACCAGCCCTGGCTCGTCACCCTCCTCGACGCCGACCAGTTGATCGCCCAGGCTGAGACGGCCCGCGAGAACGGCGCCGACCTCGTCGTGGCGAGCCTCCACTGGGGCCTGGAGTATCAGCTCCGGCAGAACCCCGAGCAGGAGGCGCTCACCGAGAAGCTCGCCGCCTCCGGCGCGATCGACCTGATCATCGGGAACCACCCGCACGTGCCCCAGCCGATGGCCAAGCTCCCGGGAGGCCCCGGCGGCGACGGGATGTGGGTCGCCTATTCCCTGGGGAACTTCATCTCGAATCAGGATTCGAACTGCTGCATCCCCGAGACCGCTACGGGGCTGTTCATGACGGCGACCGTGACCAAGCCCGCGGACGGCCCGGCGCGGGTCACCGGCATGGAGTGGACGCCGATGACCGTCGACCGGCTCGGGAACCAGCGGGCCTATCCCCTGCCCGGACTCCTCGAGGGCGAGGCCCCTGCGGCACTCACCCTCTCCCGCGCGACCCTCGAGGACCGGATGGCCCGGGTGGAGTCGATCATGGAGAACTCCGCCGGCGCGGACTTCCCGCTGCTCACCACGCCGCCCGAGCCGACCGGCGAGCCGCCCGTCGTCGTGCCGCGCGCCGGCTGA